Below is a window of Hydrogenovibrio crunogenus DNA.
GCCAGCGGCAGAGCCTGAACGTGTGGTGGATGAAATTGAAGAGATTATTGGGATTGAAGCCCATGATGCCGTGCATGCCAGTGCTAAATCAGGAATCGGCATCAAAGAGACACTAGAAGAAATTGTGCGAAAAATCCCATCTCCAGAAGGCGATTTAGAGTCACCATTAAAGGCGTTGATTATTGATTCATGGTTCGATAATTATTTAGGGGTTGTGTCACTGGTTCGAGTCATTGACGGTAAAATCAGTAAGAAAACCAAAATGAAAATCATGTCAACAAAGGAAGAGTATGTTGTTGACGAGGTGGGGATTTTCACACCGAAACGTACGCCTAGAGAGGCATTGTCAGCGGGTGAAGTAGGATATGTTATTGCAGGTATTAAAGATATCGACGGCGCACCTGTTGGGGATACGATTACCATTTCCGGAAATGAGTCTGATCCTTTGCCTGGATTTAAGCCTGTCAAACCGCGCGTTTTTGCAGGTCTTTTCCCGATCAGTTCAGAAGACTTTGAAGATTTAAGAGAGGCTTTGCGTAAGTTACGCTTGAATGATGCGGCGCTTCATTTTGAACCGGAAAGTTCCGATGCACTTGGTTTTGGCTTTCGTTGTGGCTTTTTGGGAATGCTGCATATGGAGATCATTCAGGAACGGCTTGAACGTGAGTATAACCTGGATCTGATCACGACAGCGCCGACTGTTATTTATGAAGTGTTAACGAAAAAAGGTGAGTTGTTAGATATTGATAACCCTTCAAGTTTGCCTGACCCGAGTTTGATTGAAGAGATTCGTGAGCCGATCATCCAAGCTAATATTTTAGTGCCGAACGAGTATGTGGGTGCTGTGATGAAGCTATGTTTGGAGAAACGTGGCGTTCAAAAAGATATGCAGTATGTCGGGAACCAGGTATCTATCCATTATGAATTGCCTTTGAATGAAGTGGTTCTAGACTTTTTTGATCGTTTGAAATCAACCAGTCGAGGGTATGCTTCGATGGAATATGATTTCAAACGTTTCCAAGCAGATGACCTTGTGAAGCTTGAATTCTTGGTGAACAGTGAACCTGTTGATGCATTAGCGATTATTGTTCATAAAGCCACGGCAGTACAACGAGGCAAGGTGTTGATTGAGAAGCTGAGAAAGATTATTCCTCGTCAAATGTTCGATGTTGCGATACAAGCAGCAATTGGTGCTAAAATTATCGGCAGAACAAATGTGAAGGCATTGCGCAAGAATGTAACGGCAAAATGTTATGGGGGCGATGTTTCACGTAAGAAAAAACTACTGCAGAAACAAAAAGAGGGTAAAAAACGAATGAAATCCATCGGGAGTGTTGAGCTTCCACAGGAAGCGTTTTTAGCCGTGTTAAATACTTCAGAAGAAGATTAAAGAGAAATATCCCAATGAGTTTTGAGTTAATTTTAGTTATTATCACGGCCATTACAGGTGTTGTCGTTTATGTAGATCGAACCGTTTGGCGTCCAAAAAGAGAGCGCTCGGTTACAACCGAAAAAGAACCGATTCTTGTTGAGTATTCGCGTTCCTTATTTCCTGTTTTTTTAATTGTTCTAGTACTTCGTTCTTTTGTGATCGAACCTTTTAGAATCCCTTCTGGTTCGATGTACCCAACGTTAGAGATTGGCGATTTTATTGTCGTGAATAAATTTGCTTACGGCATTAAGTTACCTGTAACGCAAACGAAGATTTTACCGATTGGCGAGCCTAAACGCGGGGATGTCGTGGTTTTTAAATATCCTAAAGATCCTGATGTGGACTATATTAAAAGAGTCGTTGGATTGCCTGGAGATGAAATTACGTATATCGGTAGAACGGTTTTCATTAACGGAAAGCCTGCTAAGCAAACTTTTTTGAGTGAATACCAAGGAGAAGGGTCCGGTAAAGTAATGAATGGCGCTTCTTTAATGCAAGAAAATTTAGGAGATGCTTCGCATCTGATTTTATCTGATCGAGAAAAAACCAGCCAGGATATGAATACTGTCGTGGTGCCTGAAGGTCATTATTTCATGATGGGCGATAATCGAGATCACAGTAATGACAGTCGTTTTTGGGGGTTTGTACCTGAAAAAAATCTTAAAGGGAAAGCTTTTGGGATATGGATGAATTGGGATGATGGTATTCAATTTGACCGTATTGGAAAGGGAATCGAATAAGATGTCTGAAGTGGAAAAGCAG
It encodes the following:
- the lepA gene encoding translation elongation factor 4, which encodes MSNQLEHIRNFSIIAHIDHGKSTIADRFIHLCGGLTDREMAAQVLDSMDLERERGITIKAQSVTLNYLSDDGQTYQLNFIDTPGHVDFSYEVSRSLAACEGALLVVDASQGVEAQTVANCYTAIEQGLEVLPVLNKIDLPAAEPERVVDEIEEIIGIEAHDAVHASAKSGIGIKETLEEIVRKIPSPEGDLESPLKALIIDSWFDNYLGVVSLVRVIDGKISKKTKMKIMSTKEEYVVDEVGIFTPKRTPREALSAGEVGYVIAGIKDIDGAPVGDTITISGNESDPLPGFKPVKPRVFAGLFPISSEDFEDLREALRKLRLNDAALHFEPESSDALGFGFRCGFLGMLHMEIIQERLEREYNLDLITTAPTVIYEVLTKKGELLDIDNPSSLPDPSLIEEIREPIIQANILVPNEYVGAVMKLCLEKRGVQKDMQYVGNQVSIHYELPLNEVVLDFFDRLKSTSRGYASMEYDFKRFQADDLVKLEFLVNSEPVDALAIIVHKATAVQRGKVLIEKLRKIIPRQMFDVAIQAAIGAKIIGRTNVKALRKNVTAKCYGGDVSRKKKLLQKQKEGKKRMKSIGSVELPQEAFLAVLNTSEED
- the lepB gene encoding signal peptidase I, with the translated sequence MSFELILVIITAITGVVVYVDRTVWRPKRERSVTTEKEPILVEYSRSLFPVFLIVLVLRSFVIEPFRIPSGSMYPTLEIGDFIVVNKFAYGIKLPVTQTKILPIGEPKRGDVVVFKYPKDPDVDYIKRVVGLPGDEITYIGRTVFINGKPAKQTFLSEYQGEGSGKVMNGASLMQENLGDASHLILSDREKTSQDMNTVVVPEGHYFMMGDNRDHSNDSRFWGFVPEKNLKGKAFGIWMNWDDGIQFDRIGKGIE